A region of the Microcoleus sp. AS-A8 genome:
GATGGTATTGTCACAACTTGCACTAGCCAAGGTTTGCCCGTCAGGACTAAAAGCGAGGGACTGAATATAGTCGGAATGCCAAGTGAGGGTACGAATTTCTTGCCCAGTATTCACGTCCCACAACTTAAGAGTTTTATCATTACTCCCACTAGCAAGGGTTTGTCCATCCGGACTGATAGCGACGGCAGTAACATAGTTTGAATGCCCAGATAGAGTCCGGATTTCTTCTCCAGTGTTTACATTCCACAATTTAAGAGTTTTATCATCACTCCCACTAGCTACAACCTGTCCATCAGAACTGAAGGTGACGGCACGAACCCATAGTAAATGTCCAGAGAGGGTGTTGATTTCTTGCCCTGTATTGAGATTCCAGAGTTTAATAGTGTTGTCCTCACTACCACTAGCTAAGATTTCTCCATTAGGACTGATAGCCACTGAACGAACCGCAGCAACCGTTCCTGAATGTTCAAGGGTATAGGCTACAGGAAAAATTTCTTCTTGAATAAAGGCGTCAATTTCCTTTTTATATTCAGGATTGAGCCGATTTGTTTGGTGGAAATCCTTTATTCCTCTTGTATAGTTTTTTAGCTGATAATAAGCTTTACCGCGCCAAAAGTAAGCTTCAGCATAGTCAGGCTTGAGCGAAATTGCCTGATCGTAGTCTTGAATCACTCCCTTGTAGTCAGCTAACGCATAATGAGAATTACCTCGCCAAAAGTAAGCTTCAGCATAGTCAGGCTTGAGCGAAATTGCCTGGTAGTAATCCTGAATAGCTGCAAAATTGTCTCCTGCAAAATAATAAGCTATACCTCGCCCAAGATAGGCTTCAGGATAATCAGAATCAACCTGAATCGCCTGGGTGTAATTCTCAATCGCTGCTAGCTCTTTACCAATGTTCAGATAAGCATTCCCCTGATTGTAGTAGGCTTCAGCATATTTTGGATTGAGTCGAATTGTTTCGGTAAAGTCCGCGATGGCTTTCTGAGGGTTTCCCTGGTTTAGGTAACCCATACCTCGCTGATAATAGGCGTTAGTATAGTCTAAGTTATGTTGTACCGCTTTGTTATAATCTTCAATTGCTTTCTTATCTTCTCTAAGTAGAACTTGTGCAATGCCTCGACTGTAGTAGGCTTCGCTATAGTTGGAATCGCGATTAATTGCCTCGGTTAAGTCGGCAATCGCTTTCTGCTGTTCTCCTAAATTTAAGTAAGCAAGACCTCTTTTATAGAAAGTATCGGTGTAGTATTGGCTAGCATCTTCCTCTTTACTCTCAATGGCTCGATCAAAATCTACAAGAGCTTTCTCATATTCTCCCAAGTCAGCCCAAATTGAACCCCGTCTGAGAAAGGCAGCAGGATAGTCAAGATCGAGATATAGTGCTACGTTCAAGTCTTCAATGGCTTTCTGATAATCTCCAAGTAAGAGGTAGATAGTTGAGCGACCTAAATAAGCATCGTAAAAGTTAGGATTACGCTGAATCGCTAGACTGAAGTCATCAAGCGCTGACTGATAGTTACCAAGTTTAATGTAAACAGCACCTCGTCCGAGTAATGGCTCAACATATACCTCTGGTTCTTCAAACTTAGGCTTTGCATTCAGCGCCTTGGTATAATCATTAATCGCTAGTTGCTGATAGTCATTTACTCTTTGCTGCTCTCCTAACTCTGAATACGTGCGACCTCGGCTCACGTAAGCCTCTGCAAAGTTGCCGTCTTTACTTAATGCCTCGCTGTAATGCTTAATAGCACCCTTATAATCTCCATTTTTACTTTTTTCTACGGCCTCTTTATAATGCTCAAGAGCAGGAGAAATTCTAGAAGAATTTTCCTTAATAACTTTAACTAAGTTAAACTCTTTAATGTCAAAATAGAAATCAAACCGGAACAAAGAAAGGCTTGGTGCAAAAGTCGGTGCAAAAGTCGGTGCAATAGTTGGTGCAATAGTTGGCGCAAAAGTCGGTGCAATAGTTGTCCTAAAAATAGAGTTATCAGCTAAAAAAGAATTACCAGAGGGAATAAAATTCCTGGCTGTTTGCA
Encoded here:
- a CDS encoding tetratricopeptide repeat protein; the protein is MDWTTLLRSQQADFIQKLKTLCGKRVQQLSKLALYLLLALILSMAGVVIPGVPLTTHEVAEALPVNNALPPSLVQNTLKDLQTARNFIPSGNSFLADNSIFRTTIAPTFAPTIAPTIAPTFAPTFAPSLSLFRFDFYFDIKEFNLVKVIKENSSRISPALEHYKEAVEKSKNGDYKGAIKHYSEALSKDGNFAEAYVSRGRTYSELGEQQRVNDYQQLAINDYTKALNAKPKFEEPEVYVEPLLGRGAVYIKLGNYQSALDDFSLAIQRNPNFYDAYLGRSTIYLLLGDYQKAIEDLNVALYLDLDYPAAFLRRGSIWADLGEYEKALVDFDRAIESKEEDASQYYTDTFYKRGLAYLNLGEQQKAIADLTEAINRDSNYSEAYYSRGIAQVLLREDKKAIEDYNKAVQHNLDYTNAYYQRGMGYLNQGNPQKAIADFTETIRLNPKYAEAYYNQGNAYLNIGKELAAIENYTQAIQVDSDYPEAYLGRGIAYYFAGDNFAAIQDYYQAISLKPDYAEAYFWRGNSHYALADYKGVIQDYDQAISLKPDYAEAYFWRGKAYYQLKNYTRGIKDFHQTNRLNPEYKKEIDAFIQEEIFPVAYTLEHSGTVAAVRSVAISPNGEILASGSEDNTIKLWNLNTGQEINTLSGHLLWVRAVTFSSDGQVVASGSDDKTLKLWNVNTGEEIRTLSGHSNYVTAVAISPDGQTLASGSNDKTLKLWDVNTGQEIRTLTWHSDYIQSLAFSPDGQTLASASCDNTIKLWDWKTEKKLRTLKGHDNCIRSIIFSPDGQILASGSSDKTIKLWNLKTEKEIRKLGGHTDRVTAVAFSPDGQILASGSDDKTIKLWDSHTGLEIATLSGHESYVESVAISPNGKTLVSGGYDKKVKVWLVP